The genomic DNA TCGGCAACAACCCGTTCTGTCTCGTCGAGAGAGGAACCTGAGGGAGTCTCGATGCTTATGAAGGTCGCTCCGCCGTCCATCTTCGGCAGCAGTTCCATACCCAGGGACACAAGAATACGCCCCCCGGCCACAAACAGCACCAGCGCGACGACCAGTACCACCCAACGGTGGTGAAGAGACCACTTGAGCATATGAACGTACAGCGATCGGAGACGGTTCATCAGAAAACTCCAGGGCCTGGCCGCGGTTTGAGCAAACCGTTCCATTCTGCCCGCATTCCCTGTGACCTTCATGGTGAGAATCGGAACCAGCATCAAGGCTACCAGAAGGGATGAAATAAAGGCGATGATCATTGTTGCCGCCAGGGGACCAAAGGTCTTTCCGACAAATCCATACAGAAACAAAAGGGGAATCAAAACCGTCAAGGTCGTCGCGTTACCGGCAATAACAGCGAACTGGATCTCCTTGGCGCCCTCCAGGGCCGCCTTGAAAGAGGAGACACCAGCCGCCCCCTCTGAGTTCCCCTCCTGATAGTGGCGAGTTATGTTTTCCAGGACCACAACCGAGGCGTCCACAACCATTCCCACCGCGAGGATTATCGCCGTCAGCGTAACCAGGTCGACCTGAATGCCGAAGAGCTTCATCCCGGCGAAGGTAAGAAGGAAGGACATGGGCATCGAAATGGCGACCACCAGGCCGCGACGAAAACTGCCCAGGAAAAGAAAGATGATTACCGTTGCCAGGGCCAGCGCCTGGCCGACGGCGCCGAGCATATTGGAAACAACCTGCTCGGTAAAGGAGGCATCCTCGTCAGCAACCAGCACGGTCAACTCAGGGTACTTCTTTCCGATCTCCTCAAAAGCTGCCGTGATCCGGTGTACGACCTCCACGGTATTTGCATCATCCTGTCTGAATATCTGCATGGCGATGGCGTGGCTGCCGTCGACCCGAAAGCGCGAGAGGTCTTCCCCGGAACCGATACTGATCCGGGCCAGGTCCCCCACAATCAGACGCTGCCCCGCGGGAGTGCTTAGCGGAATTGATTCAATCTCCTCGATGGATTGACTGAGCTCATCGACCCGAAAACTGTACTGTTGTCCCTGGCTTCTGATTTCACCCGCGGGAAGACTAACGTTGTGAGAGGAAATCGCCCCGATAACAGCGCCAAGGGGAAGGTTATGCGCTTCCAGCCGCGACCGGTCTACATCTACCGATACCTCCGGTTGAAAGCCTCCGAACACATCCACAAGGGCTACGCCGGGTATCCGTTGAATCTCCGGGGACAGCACTTCTTCGGCAAGATCCCGTACCGCCACCATATCCGTACCCAGTAATCCCAGGGTGATCACCGGGCGGTCACTGGTGGAGAACTTCAATACCTGCGGCTCGGCGATTGTATCCGGTAAAGCCGACCTTATACGGGTCAAAGCATTCTGAACATCCACCGCCGCCAGGTCTACTGAAGTATCGTAGCGAAACTCCACTGCCACAAGGGATATTCCGTTCTGGGAGGTTGAACTGACCTTCTCCACCCCCTCCAGCGAGGCAAGCTCCTCTTCGATGGGAT from Marispirochaeta aestuarii includes the following:
- a CDS encoding efflux RND transporter permease subunit, with amino-acid sequence MALSEYSLKNRYTIYPLFIAAVIFGILSYINLPIQLFPDTAPPLVNILTSYPGAAAEDVADLVSDPIEEELASLEGVEKVSSTSQNGISLVAVEFRYDTSVDLAAVDVQNALTRIRSALPDTIAEPQVLKFSTSDRPVITLGLLGTDMVAVRDLAEEVLSPEIQRIPGVALVDVFGGFQPEVSVDVDRSRLEAHNLPLGAVIGAISSHNVSLPAGEIRSQGQQYSFRVDELSQSIEEIESIPLSTPAGQRLIVGDLARISIGSGEDLSRFRVDGSHAIAMQIFRQDDANTVEVVHRITAAFEEIGKKYPELTVLVADEDASFTEQVVSNMLGAVGQALALATVIIFLFLGSFRRGLVVAISMPMSFLLTFAGMKLFGIQVDLVTLTAIILAVGMVVDASVVVLENITRHYQEGNSEGAAGVSSFKAALEGAKEIQFAVIAGNATTLTVLIPLLFLYGFVGKTFGPLAATMIIAFISSLLVALMLVPILTMKVTGNAGRMERFAQTAARPWSFLMNRLRSLYVHMLKWSLHHRWVVLVVALVLFVAGGRILVSLGMELLPKMDGGATFISIETPSGSSLDETERVVADVEAIILEEAELDKVSTQIGFEPGMNSFGGGGVQGPTQGYITIAWTERTERDETIWEIQDRVREKISRVPGIENYVVRESGSTAKSTTASTIVASIKGPDPLVLDRLGDEVLKTVASVPGTVNTYRSWRLDQRNVILTVDINRARELGLPPDEISRELARSLDGAPAGVYRGEGGNDTPIRVRYAPEYRRERDDAFAVRAFAPSVGTTVPVGTVTQGREVMGQGLVTRENLLPTLDILALHQDRPLNFVSRDVERALDKILVPEEYAITLEGEEKDMAESRSELAGALGIAFIAVYLLLVAQFKSFAHPITVMMAVPLSLIGIATALGIAGMPVSMPVLVGLILLIGIVVNNSIILIDFIQQRRDAGEDRMVAIESSVDARFRPIMMTSLSTIVGMIPLAMEWALGAERFSPLAVAVIGGMTAATFLTMIVIPVFYSVMDDLGGWVKRFNRTD